The Fragaria vesca subsp. vesca linkage group LG2, FraVesHawaii_1.0, whole genome shotgun sequence genome includes a window with the following:
- the LOC101307460 gene encoding dehydrogenase/reductase SDR family member 12-like: protein MFLLKAWRQTAFGTYGYLNFTKSGFIEHSKKFKSEEMETRIDGKNCIVTGANSGIGFATAEGLASRGATVYMVCRNKERGEAAQSKIQSTTGNQNVHLEVCDLSSVSDVKSFASTFSSKNVPVHVLVNNAGMLEHDRVTTPEGLEFNFAVNVVGTYAMTELMLPLLEKAAPDARVITVASGGMYTVPLTKDLQFTDGNFNGVEQYARNKRVQVALTEKWAEINKNKGIGFYSMHPGWAETPGVAKSLPSFSKALSGKLRTNEEGADTIIWLALQPKEKLVSGAFYFDRAEAPKHLMFAATSGSHGLIDSVIDSLQRISSISVQN from the exons AGAACATTCAAAGAAATTCAAGTCAGAAGAAATGGAAACACGGATAGACGGGAAAAATTGCATTGTAACAGGGGCTAATTCAGGCATTGGTTTTGCAACTGCTGAGGGACTCGCATCACG TGGGGCAACCGTCTATATGGTATGTCGAAACAAGGAGAGGGGTGAAGCTGCACAATCTAAAATTCAGTCTACAACTGGTAACCAAAATGTTCATTTGGAG GTCTGCGATCTTTCATCTGTTAGTGATGTCAAATCATTTGCATCCACCTTTTCCTCAAAGAATGTGCCGGTTCATGTATTG GTTAACAACGCAGGCATGCTTGAGCATGATAGAGTTACCACACCAGAAGG GTTGGAGTTTAACTTTGCCGTAAATGTGGTTGGCACCTATGCCATGACTGAACTGATGTTGCCATTGCTGGAGAAAGCTGCACCTGATGCTCGAGTTATTACTGTTGCCTCTGGTGGAATGTACACGGTTCCCTTGACCAAAGATTTACAG TTTACTGATGGAAACTTCAATGGAGTGGAGCAGTATGCTCGAAACAAGCGAGTTCAG GTGGCACTAACTGAAAAATGGGCTGAAATAAACAAAAACAAGGGGATTGGATTCTATTCTATGCACCCTGGTTGGGCTGAGACACCTGGGGTTGCCAAGAGTTTGCCAAGTTTCTCTAAAGC TCTTTCGGGAAAGCTTAGAACAAATGAGGAAGGTGCAGACACCATTATTTGGTTGGCTTTACAGCCAAAAGAGAAACTGGTATCTGGTGCATTTTATTTTGATAGAGCAGAAGCGCCTAAACACCTGATGTTTGCAGCTACCAGTGGCTCTCATGGATTAATTGACTCGGTTATTGACAGTCTCCAACGCATATCTAGTATCTCAGTACAGAATTAG
- the LOC101307745 gene encoding choline/ethanolamine kinase-like has product MAIKAIGFIEGCLPEELKKVIPLKGAMTNEVYQLNWPTKNGDQLRKVLVRVYGEGVDLFFNRDDEIRTFECMSKHGQGPRLLGRFPEGRVEEFIHARTLSAADLRDPETSAIIAAKLREFHNLEMPGSRNVVLWDRMRNWLSEAKTLCSVKDKKDFGLDTLEEEINMLEKKLSEDCQDIGFCHNDLQYGNIMMDEETRSITIIDYEYASYNPVAYDLANHFCEMVANYHSEAPHFLDYRKYPGLDERQRFVRLYLSSAEYEPSDAEVAQLVDKVEQYTLANHLFWGLWGIISGYVNKIEFDYMEYARQRFQQYWLRKPALLGS; this is encoded by the exons ATGGCCATAAAGGCAATTGGTTTCATTGAAGGTTGTCTACCTGAGGAATTAAAGAAG GTCATCCCGTTGAAGGGGGCCATGACTAATGAGGTGTACCAATTAAACTGGCCGACTAAGAATGGTGATCAACTCCGGAAAGTTCTGGTCCGGGTTTATGGAGAAGGGGTTGACCTGTTTTTCAATAGGGATGATGAAATTAGGACCTTTGAGTGCATGTCCAAGCACGGTCAGGGGCCCCGTCTTCTTGGACGGTTCCCAGAGGGACGTGTTGAGGAGTTCATTCATGCTAGG ACACTATCAGCTGCTGACCTCCGTGATCCTGAAACATCTGCTATTATAGCAGCTAAGCTGAGGGAGTTCCACAATCTGGAGATGCCTGGTTCAAGAAATGTAGTACTTTGGGACAGAATGAG AAACTGGCTTAGTGAGGCTAAAACTTTGTGTTCAGTAAAGGACAAAAAGGATTTTGGGTTGGATACTTTGGAGGAAGAAATTAACATGTTGGAGAAGAAACTGTCAGAGGACTGTCAAGACATTGGCTTCTGTCACAATGACTTGCAGTACGGTAACATAATGATGGATGAAGAAACCAGATCAATCACTATAATC GATTATGAATATGCCAGTTACAATCCTGTTGCTTATGACCTTGCGAATCATTTCTGTGAAATGGTAGCAAACTACCACTCTGAGGCACCTCACTTTTTGGACTACAGGAAATATCCAG GTCTGGATGAGCGCCAGAGATTTGTGCGTCTATATCTGAGCTCTGCAG AGTACGAACCCAGTGATGCTGAGGTGGCACAATTGGTCGACAAAGTAGAGCAGTACACATTGGCAAACCATCTCTTTTGGGGGTTATGGGGAATAATCTCG GGTTATGTGAACAAAATTGAATTTGACTACATGGAGTACGCGAGGCAGAGGTTTCAGCAATATTGGTTAAGAAAACCTGCATTATTGGGTTCTTGA
- the LOC101308039 gene encoding S-adenosylmethionine mitochondrial carrier protein-like: MQPKSCQPHPPDVITCKTSKDPNDSPFDFLGVFCDSIIAGGAAGVVVEAALYPIDTIKTRLQVAHAGGKIMLKGLYSGLAGNLAGVLPASAIFVGVYEPTKQKLLKSLPENLSALAHLTAGAIGGAASSIVRVPTEVVKQRMQTAQFASAPDAVRLIIAKEGFKGLYTGYGSFLLRDLPFDAVQFCIYEQLRIGFKLAARRDLNDPEVAMVGAFAGAITGAITTPLDVIKTRLMVQGSENQYRGICDCVRTIMREEGNHALWKGIGPRVLWIGIGGSIFFGVLERTKQILEQRRIKNEDSKHY, from the exons ATGCAACCGAAATCTTGTCAGCCGCATCCACCCG ATGTGATAACCTGCAAAACGAGTAAAGACCCAAATGACTCTCCATTCGATTTCTTGGGTGTTTTCTGCG ATAGTATCATAGCTGGTGGTGCTGCTGGTGTTGTTGTGGAAGCCGCATTGTACCCAATTGACACTATAAAAACTCGATTACAG GTTGCTCATGCTGGGGGAAAGATCATGTTGAAGGGTCTGTATTCGGGATTGGCTGGAAACCTTGCTGGTGTTTTACC GGCTTCTGCTATATTTGTTGGTGTCTATGAACCTACAAAGCAGAAATTGCTGAAGTCTCTCCCAGAAAATCTCAGTGCTTTAGCTCATCTG ACTGCAGGTGCTATTGGAGGTGCTGCTTCTTCTATTGTACGGGTGCCAACAGAG GTTGTCAAGCAAAGGATGCAAACTGCGCAGTTTGCTTCTGCCCCAGATGCTGTTCGCCTTATTATTGCTAAGGAGGGTTTCAAAGGTCTTTACACG GGGTACGGATCATTCCTATTGCGAGATTTACCATTTGATGCAGTTCAGTTTTGCATCTATGAGCAACTTCGAATAGGATTTAAACTAGCG GCACGAAGAGATCTGAACGACCCTGAGGTTGCTATGGTTGGTGCTTTTGCTG GTGCAATAACTGGAGCTATAACTACTCCTCTTGATGTGATAAAAACGAGATTAATGGTTCAG GGATCGGAAAACCAGTACCGAGGAATTTGTGACTGTGTTAGGACCATAATGAGAGAAGAAGGAAATCATGCTCTCTGGAAG GGCATTGGGCCACGAGTACTGTGGATAGGTATTGGAGGTTCAATTTTCTTTGGTGTTCTTGAAAGGACGAAGCAAATACTTGAGCAAAGGCGCATCAAGAATGAGGATTCCAAGCATTACTGA